The DNA sequence CGAGTTTTAAGACCGTGGTGAACagtatctgttagtggtggacttaagctattacaaatggtatcagagccagacaccataCGGTatgtcagcgagaacgctgacCTCCAAAgagggattgtgagatcccacattggttggagagagaaacaaaacattctttataagagcaTCCAATCTCTctgcaaacgcgttttaagacCGTAAggttgacagcgatacgtaacgggccaaaatgaacaatatttattagtagCGAATTTTGACTATTACAAACGGTATCACGGTATACCAACGAGACCGCTGACCCCCAAAGagagtgaattgtgaaatccgACATTGGTTGAAAAGGGAACGAAAcgttttcttataaaatttgCAATTAGAAGATCGATATCAAGAATCgagtaaatgaaaaaaataaaaataaaaaaataaataaagtttggaagttagaaaagaaatatatggaTTTTGTGTGCCATTTAATTATCCAATTGGCTTAAATGTCAAAATCATGACcaaattcaattcatttaaatCCTTCCTCTCCCACCAAACCCTAAAcactatttcattttttgacTTAATACCCACCACCCtttcaatatattattatttttttatttaaatcttcAACATTTTGCTCGGGAATATATACCTTAACCTGTTGACACGTTAATTCTTTTAGTCATACAGTAGACTTAAACGTTTTAGTCTCGTTATTGTATTTTAGTTAACCTTTATAAAAATCACTGTATTTAGCTCAAACATCTCGATTCTAGTTTCTAGAAGTATCGAAACTTTCTTAGAGGTAACGGGCCGGTAAAAAAACgagtaaaagtaaaaaaaaaaaaaaaaaaagtttaaaccttggtaaaattttgaataaatataaaattctgaccttttatttcctttttaaattttaatattcaaaccgttaattttttaattaagattacaatatttaaatttgtcgAGATATTCCATAACAATAGTCGACTCATTAACCcgtcaattttttaattgagaatataatatttaaattagtcgatatattccataacaaTAATCGATCTAAAATTTTTAGGGTTatgcatattttatttttaaagaacgtattttttaattttgaagaaacaaaaaaactaaggtaattataatttatataatattagtaattataatatatactcTGTTTTGATAAATGCACtgagaataataatataataaaacttaGCTTCCATGCAAATATGGCTTTTAACGTATGCTTTTTTTGCCATTTTAATTacacaattattatttttaacaattatttatatatatatatatattcgccattaaaattttcaactttgaattaaaaatgatatgatacgaacattaaattatctatatttaaaatgataattagtattttatcttatatcaaactaaaaaaaattaaaaaaaattaaatttaaatttacattttaaaaaaaataataattaaagggTTTACGGTTTATTAAATTATCGATATTTaagattataattaatattttatcttatatggaaccaacaaaaacataaaaaattaaaattaaatttaaattttttaaaaaaataataataatcgaaatctaaaaattatacACCAAAACCACAAACACTACAAATTTAACAAGAGAGTAATTGGAAAATTAATGTAAGATCAATGTAAGATCACTGCAGTAATCTGTCAATCCANGTTGTGGATCAGtatggcggcggcggcggcggttgTCTCGCCGTCGGCGCCCATATTACATCGGACGGTGCGTGGCAACTAAACATAGCCACTCCACACGATTCCAGAAGTGGTTGCCCGTGGCCGTGCCCGCTACTATCTCCGCCGCCGGAGACATGTGGGGAATGAGCCTCGCCGCTGCCGCCGGATCCCAAATTCTGAATCTCATTCTGATCCGGTAGCCGGTGGTAGAAGGGGTTATTGAACGACGAGGCAACGACAAAAACCGTACCAGCGGAAATCAAGGCGCCGGCGACCAACCCGCCGACGATTTGTCCCTGAGGTCCAGCAAGGGAGATGGTGAAGCCATTGGGAAGAGGAAACGTCGTCGTTTGAGGAAACACAGTAGCCGAAATGGAAAGTATTTCAAACCGGCCGTGAAACGTGACGGCGGCGCCGGAAGTTGCAGAGGGTTGCCGGAGAGAAACATTCGCAACCGTCCCAGAACCGTTAAGAACACAAAGACCCATATTCTTCCGACAACAAAATCGCGAAATTGCTTCAACGACGTCGTTTCCTCCAGGCACTTCTAGAACATACGGCCGCATAGCCGAGTCGTTTTCCCGGGTTATGACAAGAGGCGGTTTCGGTTTATTTTTGGACCCCGGCGGTCGACCCCTCGGCCGCCGCACCACCTCGATGGTGGAGCCGTCGGTGACGGCGGAGCTGGGGTCGGAAAAGTGCTTAAACAGCGGATGTACACCGGTAGCGGTGGAATCgcctttcatttattttcttcaaaaatccccaaaataaaaataaaataattcgaaactaataattttttttttctaaaataaaaactgaGAGAGAAAGGCGAAAATGGAATTGGAAcgaaaaaattgagaaattatttataaaatataaaaaaattgatagagagagaaaaaacaagGAAGGTGGAGGTGGGTGAAGAACAGCGGCGCCGCTGTCCGAGGAGGTGGCGGTGGACCCAACCCTACAAAATTATTGAACCCGACCCGCCAACCTCTATAATTTCTCTTTCATACATTCAACGcctaatttttataaagtaaaataaaataatatatcatctAACGACGtgtcaaatatataataatttgaatcgGGACGATCGGAGTCGAGGTGGAGATGGGCCCGGAGATTGAGTGCACCGCCATTCCActtgtagagagagaaggacATCACCTTATGggtctttttctctctctagactGTACGGTGGTCATAATTGGCGGGTGCTCTTATCTAAATTCTATTCAACCCAAcgatatttaattattttttaaaaaaataaaattattaaaataaatacattcaaaattaattaattaagttggagatttaaattatttataaataatatttaaatttaaattttattttaaattattccggggtaagaatttaaaatctaaaatttcaagGACTAACTTGCAAATTGTCAAAATATTGGTAGAGGAAAGTAGCCGCCTGAATTTGACTACGACGTCGTATTGATACAATTTCAAAATCCATTGGCAGTGTTGACAAAGTTTTAGTTTATTACGATTCTCgcccttatttatttatatttaattttgaggcCAATTTGGAGACGAAAGGGATCAATCAGCAATTTTGAATGCGGCGTTGCTTCTGCTTCCAATCATTTTTGCTTAACTTCTCACTTACTTtaccttctatttttttttgcattttacccctctttttttccttttttgtaatTCTAACCCACTTGTCGCTTGCCGACAATCCCACTTTATTTTTCCTCACCTTttcataaaaaagtaaattccGGGTTCTTCGTTATCTCATACGAGAAATTTGTTCACATTAGAAGACAAAAATTCATCCGTGACCTAATATGGTCGGAGGAACAGTTCATTTAACTAGAAAGCTCGATGCCAACAGTTAAATCTCACTAAGCTTTGTTGTCCTGTCTCTAAAATTCTACTCTTTTTACGTTTTTGTCCTTTTGtactaaaaattataattttaattaaaataataaaataaaagagaaaaaaatattcttttaactttttcatctttaaaataatataatgaagataaaaattaaaaattaaaaattaaaatttatatatatatatatatatatatatatatatattgaaaaggGAATAAGTAgtgtaattaaattattttttaaaaaataaatattattctttaagGATACTCAAATTTAGAAAGATTAGAGATTTGAGAACATGAAGATCTTTGGGTGTTTGCCTAATTTGTTGGGTAATTAAAGAAGGAATATTTGATTTAgaagcaaaataataattattaataatattaattaattaattgattaattgattaattaaggTTGTGAGAAGTGACAGCACAAATAGCCCAATGCTCTTCATCTGccccttattttattttccatcaaTCTTTTTATATCAAACTCCCActtgcacttttttttttttttttNtttttttttgcattttacccctctttttttccttttttgtaatTCTAACCCACTTGTCGCTTGCCGACAATCCCACTTTATTTTTCCTCACCTTttcataaaaaagtaaattccGGGTTCTTCGTTATCTCATACGAGAAATTTGTTCACATTAGAAGACAAAAATTCATCCGTGACCTAATATGGTCGGAGGAACAGTTCATTTAACTAGAAAGCTCGATGCCAACAGTTAAATCTCACTAAGCTTTGTTGTCCTGTCTCTAAAATTCTACTCTTTTTACGTTTTTGTCCTTTTGtactaaaaattataattttaattaaaataataaaataaaagagaaaaaaatattcttttaactttttcatctttaaaataatataatgaagataaaaattaaaaattaaaaattaaaatttatatatatatatatatatatatatatatatattgaaaaggGAATAAGTAgtgtaattaaattattttttaaaaaataaatattattctttaagGATACTCAAATTTAGAAAGATTAGAGATTTGAGAACATGAAGATCTTTGGGTGTTTGCCTAATTTGTTGGGTAATTAAAGAAGGAATATTTGATTTAgaagcaaaataataattattaataatattaattaattaattgattaattgattaattaaggTTGTGAGAAGTGACAGCACAAATAGCCCAATGCTCTTCATCTGccccttattttattttccatcaaTCTTTTTATATCAAACTCCCActtgcacttttttttttttttttaatttgattttgtgaTTAAATgcctaaaattcaaattaatatttgaaatttgaatttgatatcgGGTCACGATTCGTGCCTAGGATTCGGTACTTGATGGCCTCGACATTCTCCTGCATCTCCTATGACATGATCATGTTGTTTACTCttcgcttctaagagtgaaccATTGTACTCAATTGTAACAATTTATGCCCAGGATTTAGAATTCGGATCGGTACTCGATGGCCCCAACATTATCCTGCATCTCCTGTGACGTGATCATGTTATTTATTcctcgcttctaagagtgaaaccCTTGTACACACTCACGTGGTTCCTAGGAGGTCGCttaacatagaattgctccaagcAAAACAGACTAAACTTTTGAGTTCCTATGATCGAAGTGCActttgttggtatagataCTAACTTTCAATTATGCTAAGTCTTTTCTAGTCCTCTTATCTTCACAATTGCTATCATTCAAATGTAGTATCGGTTCATTCACGTACCCCTCctcttatttttccttttcttttttaattccaactttattctttttttctctttttttattaaaaagggataaagaaatatatatatatatatatatattccattgggttaaataataaattaattcagtttctatgttaattaatttaattaaaccctaaaccctaaactataagaatcaaatttataatttaacgaataaataaatatgcaaatattaaagaataaaGCCCAAGGCCGTGGTCGGCCCAATTTGAAAAGTCTTGGTCAACGCTctcaaaattcatataatcTCGGTCCAATCCGGATCCAACAAATAATTAACGAAAACCTTAACTGTGAGGTATATCGACACGCTTACAAATTTAAACATCAAAGTCAGTGTGACAAGCAGCGTAGGGGCCATAGTCCCTAACTTAGTCATTTCTATAGTTAACTCGAACTTCTAAAACTATTGAAACTGAAgttaaacatttattattaattacttaaagagtttataattattggtaaaaatatttgtcATCATTTATAAAGATAGCAGGGACTTTTGAACTTTACAAAGATGATATCAACACCATACTGATTGATTTTTGATCTGAAATCCATGATCATCATCACCAGCAGCTTTGCAGGTGTTCTTGTAATCAAGAGTCCACTTCTCAAATGTACAACTCAAGAAATCATAGTATCCTCCATGAACAGCAAGCGATTCCTGTTTTAACCGCTCTTCGATCCATGGATACGTCATTAAGTTCTTCAATGAAAGGTTGATCGATTCCTGGTGGCAAAAAGGAAAACCGTTGAGATTAGTAATCTTTTGAGTTAACTCGTGTGCGTCTCGACTATATGCACCGAATAACAGATCAACCCTACTACACTCGCTTGCTGAGGAAACTCGTAGAATAATATCCTAGGCAATGAGTCATCATGACATGAACTCATTCCCTTCGAGCCTTTTACTATGACTCGAGAATATAGCATTGGTCATGTAGACTTAGCttgtcaaaagaaatataaagcTTTTGGACTAACTCAACAGGATAACAGAGTAAGGAATTATGCATACGAACTAGTAAAGAAATGGATTGTAATCTAAAAGTTGATTGATTCTTGGCGGCAAAACGGGAACCGAGATTAGTAATCTTTTGAGTTAACTTGTATGCACCTCGACTATTTGCACCAGATAACGGATCAGCCCCACTATGCTCACTTTCCGAGGAAACTCGTAGAATAATATTCTAGGCAACGAGTCTTCATGACATGAACTCACTCCCTTCGAGCCTTTTACTATGGCCCGAGAATATAACATCAAGCATATAGTCTAAGCTTGTCAAATCAATATAAATCTTTTGGACTAACTCAAGAGGGTAATAGAGTAAGGAATTATGCTTACGAACTAATAAGGAAATTGATTCTTCGGTGACAAAAGGGGAACCGAGATTGGTAATCTTTTGAGTTAACTTGTGTGCACCTCGACTATTTGCACTAAATACCATATCAACCCCACTACACTCGCTTGCTGAGGAAACTCGTAGAATAACATTCTAAGCAATTAGTTATCATGACATGAACTCATTCCCTTCGAGCCTTTTACCATGGCCCGAGAATATAGCATCATCAGTCATAGAGTCTTAGCTTGTGGACTAACGCAACGGGGTAACAGAGTAAGGAATTATGAATACGAACTAATAAAGAAATGGATTCTAATCTAAAAGTTCATGCAACAAGAAGATCAATACCTTCTCACAATGTTTACATTGCTGGTCAAAATTAAGATGTGCAGCAGCAGCTTTTGCTCTTAATTTAGCAACTTTTGCATTCACCATCCATTTATGAACAAAGCTACCATAGCAGAATAAGCTATAAATTACAGATCGAAAACGAGAACAATCGAGAAAAACAGATTAAGAAGACATGATGGAGTTCGAGAAAGTGAAACCTCGAGTCGGTAGCATCATCTTCCATGCTCATAAGGCTCTGAATTCCAGCACAGCTACTGTGGCCTATGACTAAAATGTTCTCAACCTTCAGTATACAAATAGCTCTCTTAATATGAAGTCTAGAGATTATAAAGATCAAATTTAACTGAATGAAGAACGGAAAACAACCCACTTTAAGTGTATTTACTGCAAATTCAAGGGCTGCATTGGTTTCAGTTGGTCCATTCTGCATAAGAACTTGAAGTTAGTTATTTGCCTGTCTGACTTAGATAATACAAGACATTCCCACTagactatatatatacctcCCATGACGGAACGATGTTCGCTACGTTGCGAACAGTGAAAGCTTCTCCGGGTTGAAATCCAAGAATGTTAGATGGGCATACTCTAGAATCGACACAAGAAATCACCATGAACTGTTCTACTTGTGAGCTTGTGTTGAAATATTCAAGATAATGAGCAGAGATAGTACAAACAGGACACAAGAATCAAAGAGAAATCACAGGGACTTGTTCATCATCTTAACTACCTTAGGGGCTTGTAGCTCTGCCAGAGCTTGAAAATGCTCTAAATTTTTCCTGTTTCAATGAAATCATTGGATTAAAAACCAAAcacaatttgattttgatctttcCTAACAGAACCAAAGATTAGCTAATCGTGTATCCACTGCTACTTACAAGTACTTGTGCTTCTTAAAACTCAGaaatctcattttcatttcatcaaacaccttaTCTGCATCTTTTACTTGAGCCACATTTTTCACTCCCATCCTTGATGATCGTTCTTGGGCAAGCCCTAATGAGTTTCTTGAGACCTCCAGCCTTGtaatcaagagaaaaaaaaatcaagaaccaGAAGAGAAAATTCATGGGAGTTTCCATTAACAGATTCATAAAGTAAATTAGCAGAAAGAACCCACTCGTGATTGCGATTAGATGGCACTTCCAGATGGTTTTCGtcgatttcttccttcatcTGTCGATTCAAATTCAAAGTCCATTAAGAAACCTATTTAAAACTGGAATTAACAAGGAATTAGAAAcgaaaaacagagagataCAAGAACTGACAGAAAGAGAGTTTGTCCCGACTGAAAATGATGAAGCAAGGAAAGGATTCTTGTGGATTAAGGTCGGTCTAATTGCAGCCATTTCCGAAAATAACCAATTCCAGCAAGCTCTTGGACCTATCAGCAACGATAATTTCACAAAGAAATTGAATCTGAAACGTACCCAAAAAGCACACAGGCACGAAATCAAGCAATTAGATGAAGAAAAATGTATAGAAAACTTACGAATTAAACGACCCATTTGGGTTCCCGCCTTTCCCAACTGAAATGATCGAGTGTATTGAAAAGTTTCTTACAGCTGAATTTCTGTTCCATTTATACACGCGAAATTGTAAAGATGAACGTCTCGTTTCAAGCTTATCCACATCGATCCCCACTTCGTTGGAGATGACATAGAGATCATATCGTGTTTGCGTTTGGCCACTTTCCTAATTTTCTAACATTTCAAAGAGAAAATCCCCAAAAATCCCAtgattgagagagagagagatggaagaaccaaattataaatttttattacatgATTCAGTGCCTTTTACTTTTATAGGTGGATTTAGAGCctctaaattttcttattttattatctatttttatctttatttaaaaattaaaaaaaaaaaaaaNtttttttttttttttaaatacaaaagatAAAGATGGCCATTGTCCAACTAAGTGGGAGGGAATATTATTTTGTGCAAGCTACGTGAATGTTACGAcaagaaaattcataattttttttaagaaataaattcaatttatttttacaaacaaattaaagttttagtttaaattcattttgtttacaaaatatatatatatatattaaaaaaattaaaaaaattaaaaaaagaattgtaaTCTCTTAATATTGAGATGgatattcaaataatttaattttaaaaaaatatctatatttcACGATATagtctaataaaaataaattatactctaaaatagttatgaaatattaataaaagatgGAATCCATAATATTGaagcttttaaaattataaaaatattttaaaaaataaataagaattttttattatttataatatataatttaacctaaactttatatagaaaaaataaattagaaaattaggaCAGGGAGGAGACGTCTGTGTTCAACCTCTGGTTGCGTGGACAAGAAGCTCTCCAGCTATTCAGCGCTTCACTTCATTCACACGTGTCAATCAACTggttaaccatttttttttttttttaaattaagcctaaaatattattaaattaaaactaaattaataaaatgttctgaaaaatattctttaattttacatttctaCCCCTCTCCACTCTCCAACCTGCTGGGATATGACCGGACATTTTCGGTGNNNNNNNNNNNNNNNNNNNNNNNNNNNNNNNNNNNNNNNNNNNNNNNNNNNNNNNNNNNNNNNNNNNNNNatttttttttttttttaaattaagcctaaaatattattaaattaaaactaaattaataaaatgttctgaaaaatattctttaattttacatttctaCCCCTCTCCACTCTCCAACCTGCTGGGATATGACCGGACATTTTCGGTGGAATTTTAATGGGCCGGCTTTGACGTCGCCCTTTTCAGCCCAATATACCATTCGGCCCATTTCGTATTTGTCGTTTTGTTAATGGACCGTCGAAAGCTACGGCCTCATCTCCTTGTTGGGCCTGGCCCACTAAAaatggtgagatctcacacttgGTTGAAGattaagggcgtggaaacctcttcatAATAGACGCGAACCGCAATTAGCAACAgatcaaagtgaacaatatctactagtaatGGACTTGAGCTCTCACaattatatatgaataaatcATTCTACATGTTGTGGCTCCGATGAGAACACCTCACTCTCATTAATTgagtataaaataattgagaagtggaaattaaataacaaaacacTCAAATGTATAATgatgtaacaaaaaaaaaaatcattattttttcggttatcaaataaaagaacacGAAATGAATATAACTATAACTTACCGACCgcgaaaaaataaaaaaataattttaaaaaaaatcatgagtCCTTATAATATCTTACCAACAACCAGCATTGGATGCAATTCAACTACGCAcgtttgaaaaaatattttactctATATATGTGATGTcgcacattgattggggaggagaacaaaccactacatttataaaagggtgtggaaaccttcccctagccgcgttttaaagccttaaggggaagtctgaaagggaaagcccaaacaggacaatatctgctagcggtgaatttgggccgttacaaatggtatcagagccagacatcggacgatgtgccagccttcttgctgttccccgaagggggtagacacaaagcgttgtgctagtaaggacgctggcccccaaaggggggtggatttgggggcggtcccacatcgattagaggaaggaaagagtgccagcgaagacgctgggccccgaaggggggtggattgtgatgtccaaCATTGGttcctagcatatgcgttttaaagccttcaGAGGAAGTTTGACAGAGCCAGGTATCGGATGATGTGGTGGATTATGATGTCCAACATTGGTTCCTAGCAGATGCCTTTTAAAGCCTTCAGGGGAAGTTCgacagagccagacatcggatgATGTGGCCAACCTTCTCACTgtttcccgaaggggggtagacacgaggcaatgtgccagtaaggacgctgggccccaaagggggtagatttggGGGCggccccacatcgattagaggaaggaaagagtgtcagcaaggacgctgagccccgaagggggtagattgtgatgtcccacattggttggagagggaacaaaccaccatttataaaaagggtgtggaaaccttcccctagcagaagCCTTTTAAAGCCTTCCgaggaagttcgaaagggaaaactcaaataaaCCCTTCGCCCAGCAGACACCCTCAGTGGATgagaattatattatttattttgaaaaaaacatagatttaaaatcttaatttttttatatacagCATGAATCAATTTACctcatttatataaaaaaaaaaaaaaataataataataaaataaaaaaaaacgttataattaaattaaattaaatcttaattccttaaaatatttatttatttcgaaTAATTCCATTGAGCCTACGGGCCCACGCGCAAAACTAGTTGGATAAGGGCACGTGCAACAACACAGCTTTAAGAACAAGAATCAAACAAGTGGACGCGAACTATACACGCCGTTAAAGAATCGTACCGGCAATTTCCCGTCCACacgatatgaaaaaaaataataataataaaaaataggaaTAAAGTACGCGAGAAAGGACgataatttatgagattcAGTTGgggaaattattaaattatcgcacgatataaaatttattacacaAACTGATAAAAAAGTAGTACAAGGTAGAGTAGGGCAGCGGGCAGGTAAAGGCTCTGAACTGA is a window from the Cucurbita pepo subsp. pepo cultivar mu-cu-16 chromosome LG07, ASM280686v2, whole genome shotgun sequence genome containing:
- the LOC111798740 gene encoding AT-hook motif nuclear-localized protein 17-like; this translates as MKGDSTATGVHPLFKHFSDPSSAVTDGSTIEVVRRPRGRPPGSKNKPKPPLVITRENDSAMRPYVLEVPGGNDVVEAISRFCCRKNMGLCVLNGSGTVANVSLRQPSATSGAAVTFHGRFEILSISATVFPQTTTFPLPNGFTISLAGPQGQIVGGLVAGALISAGTVFVVASSFNNPFYHRLPDQNEIQNLGSGGSGEAHSPHVSGGGDSSGHGHGQPLLESCGVAMFSCHAPSDVIWAPTARQPPPPPPY
- the LOC111798739 gene encoding beta carbonic anhydrase 5, chloroplastic-like isoform X3, with protein sequence MGRLIRPRACWNWLFSEMAAIRPTLIHKNPFLASSFSVGTNSLSMKEEIDENHLEVPSNRNHELEVSRNSLGLAQERSSRMGVKNVAQVKDADKVFDEMKMRFLSFKKHKYLKNLEHFQALAELQAPKFMVISCVDSRVCPSNILGFQPGEAFTVRNVANIVPSWENGPTETNAALEFAVNTLKVENILVIGHSSCAGIQSLMSMEDDATDSSLFCYGSFVHKWMVNAKVAKLRAKAAAAHLNFDQQCKHCEKESINLSLKNLMTYPWIEERLKQESLAVHGGYYDFLSCTFEKWTLDYKNTCKAAGDDDHGFQIKNQSVWC
- the LOC111798739 gene encoding beta carbonic anhydrase 5, chloroplastic-like isoform X1 translates to MISMSSPTKWGSMWISLKRDVHLYNFACINGTEIQLFNFFVKLSLLIGPRACWNWLFSEMAAIRPTLIHKNPFLASSFSVGTNSLSMKEEIDENHLEVPSNRNHELEVSRNSLGLAQERSSRMGVKNVAQVKDADKVFDEMKMRFLSFKKHKYLKNLEHFQALAELQAPKFMVISCVDSRVCPSNILGFQPGEAFTVRNVANIVPSWENGPTETNAALEFAVNTLKVENILVIGHSSCAGIQSLMSMEDDATDSSLFCYGSFVHKWMVNAKVAKLRAKAAAAHLNFDQQCKHCEKESINLSLKNLMTYPWIEERLKQESLAVHGGYYDFLSCTFEKWTLDYKNTCKAAGDDDHGFQIKNQSVWC
- the LOC111798739 gene encoding beta carbonic anhydrase 5, chloroplastic-like isoform X2, which translates into the protein MISMSSPTKWGSMWISLKRDVHLYNFACINGTEIQLFNFFVKLSLLIGPRACWNWLFSEMAAIRPTLIHKNPFLASSFSVGTNSLSMKEEIDENHLEVPSNRNHELEVSRNSLGLAQERSSRMGVKNVAQVKDADKVFDEMKMRFLSFKKHKYLKNLEHFQALAELQAPKFMVISCVDSRVCPSNILGFQPGEAFTVRNVANIVPSWENGPTETNAALEFAVNTLKVENILVIGHSSCAGIQSLMSMEDDATDSSFVHKWMVNAKVAKLRAKAAAAHLNFDQQCKHCEKESINLSLKNLMTYPWIEERLKQESLAVHGGYYDFLSCTFEKWTLDYKNTCKAAGDDDHGFQIKNQSVWC